The proteins below come from a single Candidatus Kryptonium sp. genomic window:
- a CDS encoding putative CRISPR-associated protein, whose amino-acid sequence MKKQKQFHIINVGNSLLTNFQKVTPEISKVSQADNEFWKKMIEDTKFLDSIFNFLKNNPKENSAEMNTFLRVVENVEPNDVEVYLSGTNTYSNEICVRTIQRFLKAEGYRIYDNPTFSGYFFEASRYDDEYAKNEFVKGVAEMLDRFIYLALKKMEEGYQVFINPTGGLKAHVIACALAGFLTGSEVYYMNEEFRTVVYLPKLFYLPKGREVELLNILSDKKPRSGPEFEKIQKTFQDEMERLRVYGLVEIESDEETGKPFRVKITNRGYLFVMYYKEKNS is encoded by the coding sequence ATGAAAAAACAGAAACAGTTTCACATAATCAATGTCGGAAATTCGCTTCTTACAAATTTCCAAAAGGTGACGCCTGAAATAAGTAAGGTTTCACAAGCTGACAACGAATTTTGGAAGAAAATGATAGAAGATACCAAGTTTTTGGATAGTATTTTTAATTTCCTGAAAAACAATCCCAAAGAAAATTCTGCGGAGATGAATACTTTTTTAAGGGTTGTTGAAAATGTTGAACCAAATGATGTAGAAGTTTATTTATCTGGGACAAACACATATTCAAATGAAATCTGTGTTAGGACTATACAAAGATTTTTGAAAGCCGAAGGATATCGTATTTACGATAATCCTACTTTTTCTGGATACTTCTTTGAGGCAAGCCGATACGATGATGAATATGCAAAAAATGAGTTTGTTAAGGGCGTTGCTGAAATGTTGGATAGATTTATTTATCTTGCTCTGAAAAAAATGGAGGAAGGGTATCAGGTTTTCATTAATCCAACGGGCGGTTTAAAGGCGCATGTGATCGCGTGCGCTTTGGCTGGATTCTTAACAGGAAGCGAAGTTTATTACATGAACGAGGAGTTTAGAACTGTCGTATATCTTCCCAAGTTGTTCTATTTACCTAAAGGGCGAGAGGTTGAACTACTTAACATTTTATCGGATAAAAAGCCAAGAAGCGGTCCTGAATTTGAAAAAATTCAAAAGACATTTCAAGATGAAATGGAAAGATTGAGAGTTTATGGGCTTGTGGAGATTGAATCAGACGAGGAAACCGGAAAGCCATTTAGAGTGAAAATAACAAATAGAGGATACTTGTTTGTAATGTATTACAAAGAAAAAAATAGTTAG